From a region of the Rhinopithecus roxellana isolate Shanxi Qingling chromosome 8, ASM756505v1, whole genome shotgun sequence genome:
- the ZNF700 gene encoding zinc finger protein 700 isoform X1, translating into MFQDPVAFEDVAVNFTQEEWTLLDISQKNLFREVMLETFRNLTSIGKKWKDQNIEYEYKIPRRSFRSLIEEKVNEIKEDSHCGETFTQVPDDRLNFQEKQTSPEVKSCDSFVCGEVGIGNSSFNMNIRGDIGHKAYEYEEYGLKPSKCQRPKKAFIYRPSFRTQERDRTGEKPYACKQCGKTFIFHSSIRRHMVMHKGDGPSKCKFCGKAFHCFSLCLIHERTHTGEKPYECKQCGKSFSYSATLRIHKRTHTGEKPYECSKCDKAFHSSSSYHRHERSHMGEKPYQCKECGKAFAYTSSVRRHERIHSGKKTYECKQYGEALSYLINFQTHRMNSGERPYKCKICEKGFYSAKSFQTHEKTHTGEKRYKCNQCGKAFNLSSSFRYHERIHTGEKPYECKECGKAFRSASQLRVHGGTHTGEKPYECKECGKAFRSTSHLRVHGRTHTGEKPYECKECGKAFRYVKYLQIHERTEKHIRMPSGERPYKCKICEKSFYSAKSFQTHEKTHTGEKPYKCKQCGKAFRCCNSLRYHERTHTGEKPYECKQCGKAFRSASHLRMHGRTHTGEKPYECKQCGKAFSCASNLRKHGRTHTGEKPYECKQCGKAFRSASNLQMHERTHTGEKPYECKECEKAFCKFSSFQKHERKHRGEKPYECKHCGNGFTSAKILQVHARTHIGEKHYECKECGKAFNYFSSLHIHARTHMGEKPYECKGCWKAFS; encoded by the exons ATGTTTCAGGACCCAGTGGCCTTTGAGGATGTGGCTGTGAACTTCACCCAGGAGGAGTGGACATTGCTGGATATTTCCCAGAAGAATCTCTTCAGGGAAGTGATGCTGGAAACTTTCAGGAACCTGACCTCTATAG GAAAAAAGTGGAAAGACCAGAACATTGAATATGAGTACAAAATCCCCAGAAGAAGCTTCAG GAGTCTCATAGAAGAGAAAGTcaatgaaattaaagaagacagtCATTGTGGAGAAACTTTTACCCAGGTTCCAGATGACAGGCTGAACTTCCAGGAGAAGCAAACTTCTCCTGAGGTAAAATCATGTGACAGCTTTGTGTGTGGAGAAGTTGGCATAGGTAACTCATCTTTTAATATGAACATCAGAGGTGACATTGGACACAAGGCATATGAGTATGAGGAATATGGACTGAAGCCATCTAAGTGTCAACGACCTAAGAAAGCCTTCATATATCGCCCCTCCTTTAGAACACAAGAAAGGGATCGCactggggagaaaccctatgCTTGTAAACAATGTGGAAAAACCTTTATTTTCCATTCAAGCATTCGAAGACACATGGTAATGCACAAAGGGGATGGACCTTCTAAATGTAAATTTTGTGGGAAAGCCTTCCATTGTTTCAGTTTATGTCTTATCCATGAaagaactcacactggagagaaaccatatgaATGTAAACAATGTGGTAAATCCTTCAGTTATTCTGCTACCCTTCGAATACATAAAAGAACTCACACTGGGGAGAAGCCCTATGAATGTAGCAAATGTGATAAAGCATTTCATAGTTCCAGTTCCTATCATAGACATGAAAGGAGTCACATGGGGGAGAAGCCTTATCAATGCAAAGAATGTGGAAAAGCATTCGCGTATACCAGTTCTGTTCGTAGACATGAAAGGATCCACTCTGGGAAAAAGACGTATGAATGTAAGCAATATGGGGAAGCCTTATCCTATCTTATAAATTTTCAAACACACAGAATGAACTCTGGAGAAAGACCTTATAAATGTAAGATATGTGAGAAAGGCTTTTATTCTGCCAAGTCAtttcaaacacatgaaaaaactcacactggagagaaacgctATAAATGCAACCAATGTGGTAAAGCCTTCAATCTTTCCAGTTCCTTTCGATATCATGAAAggattcacactggagagaaaccgtaTGAGTGTAAggagtgtgggaaagccttcagatCTGCCTCACAGCTTCGAGTGCACGGTgggactcacactggagagaaaccctatgaatgtaaggaatgtgggaaagccttcagatCTACCTCACACCTTCGAGTGCATGGTAGgactcatactggagagaaaccctatgaatgtaaggaatgtgggaaagccttcagatATGTGAAGTACCTTCAAATTCATGAAAGGACAGAAAAACACATAAGAATGCCCTCTGGAGAAAGACCTTATAAATGTAAGATATGTGAGAAAAGCTTTTATTCTGCCAAGTCAtttcaaacacatgaaaaaactcacactggagagaaaccctacaaatgcaAGCAATGTGGTAAAGCCTTCAGATGTTGCAATTCCCTTCGATATCATGAAAGgactcatactggagagaaaccctatgaatgtaagcagtgtgggaaagccttcagatCTGCCTCACACCTTCGAATGCATGGTaggactcacactggagagaaaccctatgagtgtaagcaatgtgggaaagccttcagttGTGCCTCAAACCTTCGAAAGCATGGTaggactcacactggagagaaaccctatgagtgtaagcaatgtgggaaagccttcagatCTGCCTCAAACCTTCAGATGCATGAaagaactcacactggagagaaaccctatgaatgtaaggaatgtgaaAAAGCATTCTGTAAATTCTCTTCTTTTCAAAAACATGAAAGGAAGCACAGAGGAGAAAAGCCCTATGAATGTAAGCATTGTGGGAATGGATTCACGTCTGCCAAGATCCTTCAAGTACATGCAAGAACACACATTGGAGAGAAACactatgaatgtaaggaatgcgGAAAAgcattcaattatttttcttccttgcatATACATGCAAGGACTCATATGGGAGAGAAGCCATATGAATGTAAGGGTTGTTGGAAAGCATTCAGCTAG
- the ZNF700 gene encoding zinc finger protein 700 isoform X2, whose translation MDPVAFEDVAVNFTQEEWTLLDISQKNLFREVMLETFRNLTSIGKKWKDQNIEYEYKIPRRSFRSLIEEKVNEIKEDSHCGETFTQVPDDRLNFQEKQTSPEVKSCDSFVCGEVGIGNSSFNMNIRGDIGHKAYEYEEYGLKPSKCQRPKKAFIYRPSFRTQERDRTGEKPYACKQCGKTFIFHSSIRRHMVMHKGDGPSKCKFCGKAFHCFSLCLIHERTHTGEKPYECKQCGKSFSYSATLRIHKRTHTGEKPYECSKCDKAFHSSSSYHRHERSHMGEKPYQCKECGKAFAYTSSVRRHERIHSGKKTYECKQYGEALSYLINFQTHRMNSGERPYKCKICEKGFYSAKSFQTHEKTHTGEKRYKCNQCGKAFNLSSSFRYHERIHTGEKPYECKECGKAFRSASQLRVHGGTHTGEKPYECKECGKAFRSTSHLRVHGRTHTGEKPYECKECGKAFRYVKYLQIHERTEKHIRMPSGERPYKCKICEKSFYSAKSFQTHEKTHTGEKPYKCKQCGKAFRCCNSLRYHERTHTGEKPYECKQCGKAFRSASHLRMHGRTHTGEKPYECKQCGKAFSCASNLRKHGRTHTGEKPYECKQCGKAFRSASNLQMHERTHTGEKPYECKECEKAFCKFSSFQKHERKHRGEKPYECKHCGNGFTSAKILQVHARTHIGEKHYECKECGKAFNYFSSLHIHARTHMGEKPYECKGCWKAFS comes from the exons GACCCAGTGGCCTTTGAGGATGTGGCTGTGAACTTCACCCAGGAGGAGTGGACATTGCTGGATATTTCCCAGAAGAATCTCTTCAGGGAAGTGATGCTGGAAACTTTCAGGAACCTGACCTCTATAG GAAAAAAGTGGAAAGACCAGAACATTGAATATGAGTACAAAATCCCCAGAAGAAGCTTCAG GAGTCTCATAGAAGAGAAAGTcaatgaaattaaagaagacagtCATTGTGGAGAAACTTTTACCCAGGTTCCAGATGACAGGCTGAACTTCCAGGAGAAGCAAACTTCTCCTGAGGTAAAATCATGTGACAGCTTTGTGTGTGGAGAAGTTGGCATAGGTAACTCATCTTTTAATATGAACATCAGAGGTGACATTGGACACAAGGCATATGAGTATGAGGAATATGGACTGAAGCCATCTAAGTGTCAACGACCTAAGAAAGCCTTCATATATCGCCCCTCCTTTAGAACACAAGAAAGGGATCGCactggggagaaaccctatgCTTGTAAACAATGTGGAAAAACCTTTATTTTCCATTCAAGCATTCGAAGACACATGGTAATGCACAAAGGGGATGGACCTTCTAAATGTAAATTTTGTGGGAAAGCCTTCCATTGTTTCAGTTTATGTCTTATCCATGAaagaactcacactggagagaaaccatatgaATGTAAACAATGTGGTAAATCCTTCAGTTATTCTGCTACCCTTCGAATACATAAAAGAACTCACACTGGGGAGAAGCCCTATGAATGTAGCAAATGTGATAAAGCATTTCATAGTTCCAGTTCCTATCATAGACATGAAAGGAGTCACATGGGGGAGAAGCCTTATCAATGCAAAGAATGTGGAAAAGCATTCGCGTATACCAGTTCTGTTCGTAGACATGAAAGGATCCACTCTGGGAAAAAGACGTATGAATGTAAGCAATATGGGGAAGCCTTATCCTATCTTATAAATTTTCAAACACACAGAATGAACTCTGGAGAAAGACCTTATAAATGTAAGATATGTGAGAAAGGCTTTTATTCTGCCAAGTCAtttcaaacacatgaaaaaactcacactggagagaaacgctATAAATGCAACCAATGTGGTAAAGCCTTCAATCTTTCCAGTTCCTTTCGATATCATGAAAggattcacactggagagaaaccgtaTGAGTGTAAggagtgtgggaaagccttcagatCTGCCTCACAGCTTCGAGTGCACGGTgggactcacactggagagaaaccctatgaatgtaaggaatgtgggaaagccttcagatCTACCTCACACCTTCGAGTGCATGGTAGgactcatactggagagaaaccctatgaatgtaaggaatgtgggaaagccttcagatATGTGAAGTACCTTCAAATTCATGAAAGGACAGAAAAACACATAAGAATGCCCTCTGGAGAAAGACCTTATAAATGTAAGATATGTGAGAAAAGCTTTTATTCTGCCAAGTCAtttcaaacacatgaaaaaactcacactggagagaaaccctacaaatgcaAGCAATGTGGTAAAGCCTTCAGATGTTGCAATTCCCTTCGATATCATGAAAGgactcatactggagagaaaccctatgaatgtaagcagtgtgggaaagccttcagatCTGCCTCACACCTTCGAATGCATGGTaggactcacactggagagaaaccctatgagtgtaagcaatgtgggaaagccttcagttGTGCCTCAAACCTTCGAAAGCATGGTaggactcacactggagagaaaccctatgagtgtaagcaatgtgggaaagccttcagatCTGCCTCAAACCTTCAGATGCATGAaagaactcacactggagagaaaccctatgaatgtaaggaatgtgaaAAAGCATTCTGTAAATTCTCTTCTTTTCAAAAACATGAAAGGAAGCACAGAGGAGAAAAGCCCTATGAATGTAAGCATTGTGGGAATGGATTCACGTCTGCCAAGATCCTTCAAGTACATGCAAGAACACACATTGGAGAGAAACactatgaatgtaaggaatgcgGAAAAgcattcaattatttttcttccttgcatATACATGCAAGGACTCATATGGGAGAGAAGCCATATGAATGTAAGGGTTGTTGGAAAGCATTCAGCTAG